A region of Antedon mediterranea chromosome 8, ecAntMedi1.1, whole genome shotgun sequence DNA encodes the following proteins:
- the LOC140056394 gene encoding lymphocyte antigen 75-like, whose amino-acid sequence MDFIQVLTVVLLWNIIGLGKASTAAIYKCPYDWKLFEDTCYLLDGSLLNWNDANAFCQKQNASLVSITSQSENEYIQQMAQDKSYDYIWIGLNFQNFSRNWYWTTEEILLYTKWQGTPDIASGECAYFNTSNGLWSNMLCQSNNTVMCQKGVQKFGCLDETWYGNKDECYKYFNNCTTHDEATQSCRSFRNADLASIHSLDEDEFVQTIIGNFCNETWLGLNYSKEFDLQWTDETDVEYSINGINQTDIDGKCAAYSQDDDIFSWKFMDCSTENAYVCKDMRGNKHITNLAF is encoded by the exons ATGGATTTTATACAG gTGTTGACTGTTGTACTACTTTGGAACATTATTGGATTAGGAAAGGCAAGCACTGCGGCAATAT aTAAATGCCCCTACGATTGGAAACTTTTTGAAGATACTTGTTATTTGTTAGATGGCAGTTTACTCAACTGGAATGACGCTAACGCATTCTGTCAAAAACAAAATGCATCTTTGGTATCTATAACATCACAAAGCGAAAATGAATACATTCAACAGATGGCACAGGACAAATCCTATGATTATATTTGGATTGGCCTGAATTTCCAGAACTTTTCTAGGAACTGGTATTGGACAACGGAAGAGATACTTCTGTATACAA AATGGCAAGGAACACCAGACATCGCTTCGGGAGAGTGCGCATATTTCAATACATCGAATGGCTTATGGTCAAATATGCtttgtcaatcaaataacaCAGTAATGTGCCAGAAAG GTGTTCAAAAGTTTGGCTGCCTTGATGAAACTTGGTATGGTAATAAAGACGAATGTTACAAATACTTCAACAATTGTACAACACATGATGAAGCCACACAAAGCTGTCGAAGTTTTCGAAATGCTGACCTAGCTAGTATCCATTCTTTAGATGAAGATGAGTTTGTACAAACAATTATTGGAAACTTCTGCAATGAGACATGGCTCGGCCTGAACTACTCCAAAGAATTTG ATCTTCAATGGACTGATGAAACTGATGTTGAGTATTCGATTAACGGAATTAATCAAACTGATATAGATGGCAAATGTGCAGCATACAGTCAGGATGATGACATTTTCTCTTGGAAATTCATGGATTGTTCAACAGAAAATGCATATGTGTGTAAGGATATGAGAGGTAACAAACACATAACAAATCTCGCGTTCTGA
- the LOC140056857 gene encoding uncharacterized protein gives MTSSRNAHVFLWAVPRSLSTAFTRSMESIDNVAIYHEPYGCADHYGPEGRLIPMDASPSEMQCTYDYVKAKLEDKSLENKCVFVKDMGYAVHKRYDKIAKGYKHSFLIRHPIKSFLSYYNAIVSSGADDVDGNLSHWLPEGLGYQELWELYCYLENENGKKPFVVNADDLLTNPKQVLEKYCEAVGFEYNDGLLSWDSKPKVKWNVAATVWDVDHTYNWFANSLSAGGFKRELSKPIPSIEKLPNIVQKYVHKSMPYYEKLSAC, from the coding sequence ATGACGTCATCAAGAAATGCGCACGTTTTTCTTTGGGCAGTTCCAAGATCATTGTCAACTGCTTTTACCAGAAGCATGGAAAGTATTGATAATGTAGCAATATATCACGAACCATATGGTTGTGCAGATCACTACGGCCCGGAGGGACGTCTTATTCCAATGGATGCCTCTCCGTCTGAAATGCAGTGTACCTACGATTACGTTAAGGCAAAACTAGAAGATAAATCACTAGAGAATAAATGTGTCTTTGTAAAGGACATGGGTTACGCCGTTCATAAACGGTATGATAAAATCGCTAAAGGCTATAAACACTCATTTCTTATACGACATCCAATCAAATCTTTCTTGTCTTATTACAATGCGATAGTATCTTCTGGTGCAGATGACGTAGATGGCAACCTTTCTCATTGGCTTCCAGAAGGCTTAGGCTATCAAGAGCTTTGGGAACTATATTGCTACCTTGAAAACGAAAACGGCAAGAAACCTTTTGTTGTAAATGCAGATGATTTGCTAACAAATCCTAAACAAGTTCTAGAAAAATATTGCGAAGCTGTTGGATTTGAGTATAACGATGGTTTACTAAGCTGGGACAGCAAGCCCAAAGTAAAGTGGAATGTGGCAGCGACCGTTTGGGATGTAGACCATACGTATAATTGGTTTGCAAACAGTTTATCAGCGGGTGGTTTTAAGAGAGAGCTATCAAAACCCATTCCCTCAATCGAGAAATTACCAAACATAGTACAAAAGTATGTACACAAATCAATGCCATATTATGAAAAGCTTAGTGCATGTTAA